The window GCTGCGGACAACCTTGATCCCTGTGTCGGCGAGGATCGCGTCGAACAGCACCGGGTATTTTCCGTCTCGGTCGCGGATGAGGTAACAGGCGGTCGAGCCGGTGTCCTGGAGGTCCATGGCGAGGTTGCGGGCGGCCTGGGTCACCCACGCTGCGGTGGGGTGCGCGGTGGCGCCGAGGATCCGGATCCGGCGGCTGGAGTGTTCGATCACAGCGAGGATGTACAGGCGTGTCCCGGTCAGGGGCACGGTTTCGATGAAGTCGGCGGCGAGGATCGCGTGGGCTTGGGCGCGGAGGAAGTCGGCCCAGGTGGTCGCGGTCCGCTCGGGTGCGGGGTCGAGTCCCGCCTGGTGCAGGATTTCCCAGACCGTGGACGGGGCGACTTTGATGCCGAGGACGAGGAGTTCGCCGTGGATCCGGCGGTAGCCCCAGCTGCTGTTTTCCCGGGCCAGGCGCAGCACGAGGATGCGGATCGAGGCCACGGTGCGGGGCCGGCCCCGCCGTCTGGGACGGGAGGCGGCGGCGTGGCGGCGGGCGAGCAGGGCGCGGTGCCAGCGCAGGACGGTATCCGGGCGCACGAGTAGCCGCAGTCTGTGCAGGGTTGGCTTCGGCAGCGTGCGCAGGAGCGCGGCAAGCAGGGCGCGGTCGGCGGGCTGGAACTGGATGCGTTGGCCGTCGAGCTGGCGGTACAGCACGGCGATCTGGTGTCGCAGGGTGAGGATCTCGATGTCCTTGTCGCGGTCACCGCGGGGCAGCAGGCGCAGCAGCGCGAACGCGTTGGTGACGCCGAGGTAGGTCAGCCGAAGCAGCACGAAGCAGGATCCTCACGCAGCAGCGGGCCTCGATGGGAGAGGGCCGGGCGCTGGCGCGCCACGCTCGGTCCCGACGGCTGCGACCGGCCTGACCAGGGCGGACGGAATTTTCGGCAGGGACACCGTCGCCGCGAACGGACGGGCAGACCCTCCGAGGCCCGTGCCCGTTTCAGACCCGGCGTACCAGGGCAGCCGCGGAGGCCTGATCCCTCCCAGCAACGACGCCCAGCGCGCAGCCCGCGTGCCGTAGGCGGAAACCTCGCCGACCTGCATGCGAAGACGGCCTGGTCGAATTCGGCGACCTCGATCAGCTCTGCCGGGCGACCCGGCGCCGGATCAAGCCCGGTCACCGGCAATCGGCGAGGTTCCGCCGGCTGCGCGTTCCTTGACCAGTATGCCCAGTCGCAGGTTCTCGACCTTGTTTTCCTGGACGAAGGGAATCCATCGTGGTTCCTGGAGGAGCTCGATCTCGTCGCATCGTTCGACGAAGACGGCGAGCGCCTCTTCGATGGTCGCTCGGGACATGGCGTGGCCGAGACAGACGTGGGGGCCGATGCCGAAGCTCAAGGAGGCGTTTTGGGGGTCGCGTCGAATGTCGAAGTGTTCGGCGTCGTCGCCCCAGTGGCGCGGGTCGCGGTTCACGGCGCCCACGACGACGGTGATGTGAGTGCCGGCGGCGAAGTCCCTGTCGAAGGCGTGGGTGTGGTTTGCGGCCTTTTGGCCGATGGCGTTGATCGCGGGTCGGTAGCGCAGCGACTCCTCGCTGGCGCCCTTCTTCCACGCGTCGGGGTTGCTGCGCAACAGCTGGGCCTGCTCGGGATGGCGAGCGAGCTCCGCCATCCCGCTGGCGATGATGCTCGCCGTGCTTGTCCCGGAGCCGAAGATGGACGAGAAGAGGGTGATCAGTTCGCCCTCGGTGAGTCGGCCTTCTTCGTTCTGAGCTTGGACGAGGTGGGTGAGTAGGTCATCGCGTGGTTGCTGACGGCGCCGGTCGTAGAGCATCGCCGTGTGATCCATGGCCGCCTGGATGTACGTGTTGACCATTGCCCTGGTTTGTTCGGTCATCTCGCCCGGTCCGAAGGCGTCGATCACCGTGGAGCCGCCGGCAGGGTTCATGGTGTTGCCAAGCTCGTCCTCGTCAACACCAAGGAAGTCCATCATCACGAGACGAGGCAGCAGGTAGGCGTAGTCGAGTCGTCCTTCGATCTCGCGGACGCCCAGCTTGGCGTCGAGCAGCGCGTGGGCGTGGTGGCGGATGAGGGGCCGCAGGTCGTCCGTCTTCCGCTTCGACAGCGCCCACGCCGCCAGTGATCGGACGCGGCGGTGGTGTTCGCCTTCCATCACGCCGATGCGGCTGCTGCCCCAGGTGTGTAACGGATCTCCCGGCTGGAACCCACGCGCCTCGAGCACCTCGATGCCGTGCTGGATGAACTGCGTGCCCCGCACGGTCTCGAACGCGTCATCCCAGCGCAGCAAGGCGGGCAGGCCCTGGGGCGTTCTGGCTAACCGGTGCCGCTCGCGAAGCTCGCGCAGCACCGGGTACGGGTCCTGCCACCACGCCGGGTCGTCCATCGGAATCGTCGGCAGGTCCTCGACCTCGACCGTCACCATTCGCATCCTCTTGGCTCGTCGACCCAGAACCTGCCGGACCTGGCAATCTTGCCGTATCCGGCAGCTTTCCCTAGGGTGGGGGCCATGTCAACGGCCGGGCTGCGGGAACGGAAGAAGGCGGCAACCAGGTTGGCGCTGAGCCAGGCAGCCCTGTCGCTGATGCTCGAGCGCGGGCTCGACGCCGTCACCGGCGACGCCATCGCCGAAGCCGCCGGCGTCGCTCCCCGGACGTTCCGTAACTACTTCTCCAACAAGGAGGAGGCGGTGCTGTTCGTCCTGGAACGAGCGCAGAGCGACTACGTCGAGACATTCCTGCTCCGCGACCCCAACGAACCCGTCCTCGACTCACTCGAGGCGGCCGCCATTGGCCTGGTCGAAGCCACCGACTCCCTCGAGCAACTCATCGCCGCCACCCGCCTCACGGCGCGCAACCCTGCACT of the Pseudofrankia saprophytica genome contains:
- a CDS encoding TetR/AcrR family transcriptional regulator, with amino-acid sequence MSTAGLRERKKAATRLALSQAALSLMLERGLDAVTGDAIAEAAGVAPRTFRNYFSNKEEAVLFVLERAQSDYVETFLLRDPNEPVLDSLEAAAIGLVEATDSLEQLIAATRLTARNPALVVHRAASRDQATTDLLREVAVRTGTDPHRDLYPRLVVHAADAAVLSVVGLYASKQVPRSELAHLIRAGFDQLRLGLALRNGPANRGNDIADEHEDQHRKQGSHDDEGAWE
- a CDS encoding cytochrome P450; amino-acid sequence: MVTVEVEDLPTIPMDDPAWWQDPYPVLRELRERHRLARTPQGLPALLRWDDAFETVRGTQFIQHGIEVLEARGFQPGDPLHTWGSSRIGVMEGEHHRRVRSLAAWALSKRKTDDLRPLIRHHAHALLDAKLGVREIEGRLDYAYLLPRLVMMDFLGVDEDELGNTMNPAGGSTVIDAFGPGEMTEQTRAMVNTYIQAAMDHTAMLYDRRRQQPRDDLLTHLVQAQNEEGRLTEGELITLFSSIFGSGTSTASIIASGMAELARHPEQAQLLRSNPDAWKKGASEESLRYRPAINAIGQKAANHTHAFDRDFAAGTHITVVVGAVNRDPRHWGDDAEHFDIRRDPQNASLSFGIGPHVCLGHAMSRATIEEALAVFVERCDEIELLQEPRWIPFVQENKVENLRLGILVKERAAGGTSPIAGDRA